From the Tursiops truncatus isolate mTurTru1 chromosome 6, mTurTru1.mat.Y, whole genome shotgun sequence genome, the window GGAGATCCTATATGGGCTTGGAATAGTACCAATAATCACTTATTGCCTATAAATTGCTCCTTTTAACACACGAGGAATCTAAGAGCTGAGACCAGATCCCAGGCATCCTGACTCAACCTCTACAATTATTGCATGGCCGCCTCCGTGAAAGTTTTTATGTGTGCATTTAACATGACATTCTAAGACAGCTATTTTCCTTGAAGTCTTGATATGTCTGTCAGTTTCCTCAAGGGGATCCTACCTAGCTAGATTTTAATTGCTTTGAATTGTGGCCTCAGCTATAGTAGTCTTAGCTGAGGTTTTAATGGCCAAGATTTAAGTAAATTTAACAGATACACCAGTGGGTGTTCCAATTACATACAGCATTAAGGGCTTTATGTGaggcttaaaaaatatttactattaaaaataaaataaaagtccacGTGCTGTGCAATTAACCAGCAGGGAAGATTTCAGCGTCCTGGAAAAGTTTCATATAAAAAGGAagctagaaaaatgaaaagtcagaTTCAACACACTCCAAAGGAAGCTTGGGATTTGGGGGGACTCTGCTCTGAGACAGGtaaaatgctttgtatttctagcaCTGTTTGTAGACTGCATGCTATTGTCTGTCTATAGGGCACTTTATAAGAGCTAGggttggggtttccctggtggcgcagtggttgagagtccgcctgccgatgcaggggacacgggttcgtgccccagtccgggaggatcccacatgctgcggagcagctgggcccgtgagccatggcagctgagcctgcgcatccggagcctgtgctccgcaatgggagaggccacggcagtgagaggcccgtgtacccaaaaaaaaaaaaaaaaaaaaaaagagctaaggCCACCTGGTGTCTAAAGAAACCTTGGCCTTCCTGATCCTTGTCACCTCCAGCCACAGAGATCCAGACTTTGGGGAATCGAAGCAGCTCATCAACCAATATTTGATTTTGTCTTTGGCCCCTTCCCCACCAGTGAAAATTCCTTTGTGAGAATTCCACATGTAATTCAATAATTCAAGGCTGCCTTGGCCACGGAGGCAGCTGGTGTGGAACCCCGTGCTTTCAAAAGCGTGGACTCCTCTCTCACACTCACAGATGGTCCAGCCAGCGGCAATGTGTGGAAGACTAGAGGACAGATGCTCGGCAAAATGTAATTAGCACCATAGGGTAGCCATTTAATGTCAAGCAACTTATATTAGCCAGAGACTCCTAGTAGGAGCCCCTTTTCAGAGCAGATGGCCCGATTCTCTTTATCTCAGGACTGAAAACCAACCACGGGGCGGGACTGGGGAATATGAAGACAAAAAGTgaatttgataaaggaggaatcCTGAGGTTTggataaccaaataaataatacacattaaaatagtttagttctaaaaaaaaaaaggtttagttCTAAAAAGCACTCAACATGTGAGTTTAAAGGAGTGATGTTGTCCCCAGTGGGTAGGAAACTCAAGGCAAGCAAGTACCTGCATGTGAAAACCACAGATGACTCCCACTTCCGTCTTCTGCCGGGTTAGTGACACCAGTGTTAGGCTTTTCACCAAAGGAGTCTTGGCTCAACGCAGTCTGGGTCTATTTTTATGGTCACATTGATGTTCCTTAGAATGGAGCCGAGTCCAAAACTTCTAGCTGGACTTATTCTGCTGACTCTCTGTGTGGTGGGCTGCTCCAGCCAGCACTGGTCCTATGGGTTGCGCCCCGGAGGAAAGAGAAATGCTGAAAACGTACTTGATTCTTTCCAAGAGGTAAGTTTCTCTCAGCTTCAAAATGAGACATGGCTTGCGTGATGCAACTGAACGATGCCAACATCCTGCATGCGTCCAACAGTGCTACCGGTTCTTGGCTCCAACCTAGGTATTCCGGGGGTGATAAGGCACTTCCAAAGTCAAGTCCCATTCCTGCTTTCAATTCAGACAGGGACTAATGGGACAAAGAGCAGGAATAATCCTCAGACCAATAAGCAAGCGCAAAGGGGTGTGTCGTACTCTGAGGATATAGATTTGCCAAAGGAATTAGAAACAAGTGGACGGAGCCAAGGTCTCTAGCACAAGATGATTCTTTGGGATTTGGAAAGAaaatcttagaattctgcctattttttttttttgtaatttcatgttttaaaaatatctgtgataTTAGGTCAGCAGTACATTTTTATAGCATAAATAAGTATCCTTATCAAGGGTGCAtgctctacaatttttttttttttaaagatttaattttatttatttttggctgcgttgggtcttcgttgctgcgtgcgggctttctctagtggcatcGAGTggtcgttgcggtgcgtgggcttcccgttgtggtggcttttcttgttgaggagcacttgctctaggtgcgtgggcttcagtagttgtggcgcatgggctcagtagttgtggcgcacgggcttagttgctccacgacatgtggaatcttcccggaccagggctcgaacccgtgtcccctgcattggcaggtggattctcaaccactgcgccaccagggaagtccctccaatttctttttaatgatatgGGCACTCAAGCAAAGAAATTGGAGGTCCCTAGAGGAGAGGAGTTAGCAAGCTCAAGAAGACAAAATACATTCTGGACAATATGCTGGATTTGATTCCATAGAAATTAGTTTTCAGTGCTAGTACCAGAACTGACACAGGTACTTGGgtttttttatctataaaatgtgacTTCTTGGGGCCATGTGAGGATCACATGAGCGAAGCCATATATCTTGGCTGcttaatccaaaaagatattagTGGATAAATGAAAGacagttgttattgttttttaagtTAATGGGAAACGAACCAGGCCCTAAAGGATGAATGATTCAGGGCTGGACACTCAATATAGAGCTGAGAATGGGAAACATAGCTAGAGAAACTTAAAACCATTTAGTTTTCACTGAAAAGAAATATCTCATTTtggagaaataataaagataatttagTACGAAACAAAGAAGCCCAGAATCTGACATTCCCTCTCCACAGACTATATGTGAAGCAACTCTCTTCTAACTAGCACATATTTAGTAAAAACTTGAAAATGAGATCAACCTTCGTCATAACTATAAGCTCTTGCATTTTTTTGTATACCATCCTGTGACGAGGCTTGAAGGGCTTCATTCTCATCAACTGTAGGGAGACAAATAGCCTCTCTCCTTATTATGGCCCATTTCCTCCAGAACTGCACACTGATCTGTAGAAGTGTCTGACAGCATTTCTATGATCTTTTAAGTCTCCATCCCAAGTCTCAGCATTCTCAGTCCCACAACCCCCTTGACTTCACTTCCCACACACAGCTTTTGGTGGAAATGGAAAATACCATTTCACGTCTGTATCTCCATCTCCAAGAATCACATTCTTGTTTTTGCAGATAGCCAAAGAGGTTGATCAACCAGCAGGACCTCAGCGCTTTGAGTGCACCGTACACCAGCGCCGTTCTCCACTCAGGGACCTGAGAGGAGCTCTGGTGAGTTACAGGGTTAATAACATGGATGGGCCCTGGGCACCACCACTTTGGTCATCCACTTAGGACAACCATCTCTAGCTACTGCAGGGCTTACCTTCCTGACTGCCTGAATTCCTCCTGTATTGGGCCCTTGCCATTCCATAACACCCCTTTTCAGTGGTTAGACAGTAATAATGATtggaacactttttctttttttcttaaattgaaatcTCTTTGGGACCTTTATCTATTAATCTCAGCTCTAGCCTATGGGATGACTGACAAAACAAGTTTCTTCCCACTGCTACATGTCAGTTCTTCAAGTATGTTCATCAAACTCTCTAGACTATTCTTCTCTAGACTAATCCACACCTCTCCACTGGATTCTTCAACAGTTCTTGGTATAACACGGTTCTCCCTGGGAAATGTAGAAATCAAAAATGGTGCtctaattaattttctttctctttggaatAAAAACTCCCAAACTAGTAAATTTATAATTCAGAGCCACAGATTTGACTTCCAGTTTTCTGACTGGACAATACTAATTTTCCAAATTCCCACCCAAGATGGAACTCTACTAAACCAACGTAggtttttgatttaaaaaaatgtataaagagaaCTGAATATAGAAATTGAAACCTGAATTCAATTCTGATGTTCTCTGAGCTCCATGGTCCACTTATTTACAGCAGTTAGAAGGCATCACAGTTAATTTTCAGCTATGCCCAGGAGCAGAAAAAGCCTGAATACGTCATATATAAAGATGagcaattgtttttattttctccattgacTTCAATTTCTACACCCATAGGACAGAGAAAAAGTGGACAGACatacttatttcct encodes:
- the GNRH1 gene encoding progonadoliberin-1, with the translated sequence MVTLMFLRMEPSPKLLAGLILLTLCVVGCSSQHWSYGLRPGGKRNAENVLDSFQEIAKEVDQPAGPQRFECTVHQRRSPLRDLRGALKDGASFHLFKKGQDLC